The following coding sequences lie in one Zingiber officinale cultivar Zhangliang chromosome 2B, Zo_v1.1, whole genome shotgun sequence genomic window:
- the LOC122045316 gene encoding uncharacterized protein LOC122045316: protein MLQIMQWELYLHRKWMEHHTLFATLPRLWMLHKQTTPQEKKSFFNSIIFALDKFRSYLLCSHVIVFSDHAALKYLLKKPDEKPRLIRWMPLLQEFDVEIRDRSGRENLVANHLSRIEGEFDYTDIADEFPDEHLLQLHGESPCFVRSHIFCKFGVPRAIISDQGSHFCNRHMKLC, encoded by the exons ATGCTTCAAATTATGCAGTGGGAGCTGTACTTGCACAGAAAGTGGATGGAGCACCACACGTTATTTGCTACGCTTCCAAGACTTTGGATGCTGCACAAGCAAACTACACCACAAGAGAAAAAGAGCTTctttaattctattatttttGCTTTGGATAAATTTAGATCATATTTGCTGTGTTCTCATGTAATTGtattttctgatcatgcagcttTGAAGTACCTCCTCAAGAAACCAGATGAAAAGCCTAGGTTGATCAGGTGGATGCCTCTACTTCAAGAATTTGACGTGGAGATACGCGATAGGAGTGGAAGGGAGAACCTAGTGGCAAATCACCTGAGCAGGATCGAGGGAGAATTTGACTACACAGATATTGCTGATGAATTTCCAGATGAGCACCTCCTACAGTTGCATGGCGAGTCACCATG TTTTGTCAGGTCACACATCTTTTGCAAGTTTGGAGTGCCCAGGGCGATCATCAGTGATCAAGGGTCTCACTTTTGTAACAGACACATGAAACTTTGCTGA
- the LOC122048154 gene encoding uncharacterized protein LOC122048154 has protein sequence MERLAIFQWSNLSPFHSYWAVKACNFDTSTTGEERKLQLQELEEIILEAYENSRIYKEKTKNFHDKHIVVKEFKIGDKVLLYKSCLKLIKEIQEVTTGQTFKVNDHRLKKFHEGVNE, from the exons ATGGAAAGACTTGCCATCTTCCAGTGGTCCAATCTATCTCCATTCCATTCATATTGGGCAGTAAAAGCATGCAACTTCGATACTAGCACTACTGGAGAGGAAAGAAAATTGCAACTTCAAGAACTTGAGGAGATTATACTGGAAGCTTATGAGAATTCACGGATTTACAAGGAAAAGACTAAGAACTTTCATGACAAGCACATTGTGGTAAAAGAATTCAAAATTGGTGATAAAGTGCTTTTGTATAAGTCATGTCTGAAATTGATTAAGG AGATACAGGAAGTTACTACCGGTCAAACGTTCAAAGTGAATGATCACCGACTCAAGAAATTTCATGAGGGAGTTAAT GAATAA